The following are encoded together in the Candidatus Methylomirabilis sp. genome:
- a CDS encoding methyltransferase domain-containing protein codes for MVTIRLPLPRLQGAAELLDRQNNSDEEIRENLRDLERLNRYFGGVRTVLVHLGRMVGEPSQTPLTILDIATGGADIPRAICRWARKRKLPVAIEAVDQNDQVLAAAADWSIDFPEIRLRQAHALPLPYPDRSFDYVIASLFFHHLNEAEGILLLREMARVARRGLLVNDLLRSRLACLLTAMTTRLLSDNRLTRHDGPLSVLRGFRPEELRRMATEAGLTNVRLSRHLWFRIALVSSQA; via the coding sequence TGAGGAGATTCGTGAGAATCTGCGCGATCTGGAGCGGCTGAACCGATATTTCGGCGGTGTGCGCACGGTACTTGTGCACCTCGGTCGGATGGTGGGCGAGCCTTCGCAGACTCCCCTTACAATCCTCGACATCGCGACCGGCGGCGCTGATATCCCTCGGGCCATCTGTCGTTGGGCCAGGAAACGCAAACTTCCTGTCGCTATTGAAGCCGTGGACCAGAATGACCAGGTTCTGGCTGCCGCGGCCGACTGGTCGATCGATTTCCCGGAGATTCGACTGCGGCAGGCGCACGCGCTGCCCTTGCCCTACCCGGATCGCAGCTTCGATTACGTCATCGCCTCTCTCTTCTTTCACCACCTGAACGAGGCGGAGGGGATCCTCCTGCTGCGCGAGATGGCGCGGGTCGCACGACGCGGGCTGCTGGTCAATGACCTATTGCGCAGCCGACTTGCCTGTCTACTGACTGCGATGACTACACGGCTGCTGTCCGACAATCGTCTGACGCGCCACGACGGTCCGTTGTCTGTCCTTCGCGGTTTCAGACCCGAGGAGTTGCGTCGCATGGCGACTGAAGCTGGTCTTACTAATGTACGGCTGAGCCGCCATCTCTGGTTCCGTATCGCCCTTGTATCTAGTCAGGCGTAA